AGAAATTGTACAGGTTAAAGTGGAACATGAAGAATTAGAAATTGTACAGGTTAAAGTGGAACATGAAGAATTAGAAGTTGTACAGGTTAAAGTGGAACATGAAAATCTCTGCAATGATCAGGATGAACATCAGATTGTAGTGAAACAGGAACCTGAAACATTTGCGGTGACTCCCACTAATGAGCAAAGAGGCAACAGTGAACCAGAATCAAGCAGAGATAAAGATGAAGAGACATCAGGACATCAGGACAACAgaaatcacacagaaaatgtAGAATTGGAAGATAATGCACAACTAAAAAGGTGTAGAAACACCTTGTTGCCTTGCGATGTATGTGGTAAATTGTTATCTTCATGTCATCAGCTGACTGTGCATATGAGAGCTCATCCAGgagagaagcctttctcatgtctGACATGTGGAAAAGGCTTTAACTGGAAATCTTCCTTATCTATGCACTTGAGAACTCACACGCGTGAGAAGCGGTATGATTGTAAATTGTGTGACAAATCTTTCATACGAAGTAGTGATCTGACttgtcacatgagaactcacacaggtgagaagccttatTCTTGTCAGTGGTGTGATAAATCTTTCAGACAGACTTGTGATTTGGCTCGTCACCTTCGAACTCACACTGGGGAGAAGCCTTATTCTTGTGAACTGTGTGACAAATCTTTTAGGCAACGCAGCAATTTGGCGCGTCACCTTAGGATTCACTCAAGTAACAACTTGTAATTCAgcttcattcagtttttatcatGTCGGTTTATAATAAATGTCATCTTAAGCTGCTTTACAGGACATATTTATATGCAGAAATGTATagtaaaatctaattttcaaaTTCCAAATAGTCATATTCAAAATGACTTTTATACAATCCATTTCAATCATAGTTATATTACAAAGCACTTAAAAACGCTTGGATAACTCCTCTGTTTCTTCATTCCCTGCTAATTAGCATCTACATGGAATtggtgtgtatgtatgtatgtatctATACTTCTataatattcacatttattcaaaaataaactttcatcTATGTTGTAGAAGTACAAATTGTGCACATTAAAGTAGTTGCTACATAACATTGATTTATATTGGTTGTGTTAATaccttttaaaaaagtgtttgttcaGAACAATCTGACATTAATATTTgaaatttctcattttcctaATGGACTGTCATTCTAAAATAACACAGTAAaggttgaaataaaacaatcaaaatacgacccacagaaaacaacagaatcCATAACAATACAAAGTGTCTGGGAGAGAAACAAAAGGTTTGTTCTGCCATCAATCTCTGACTGGTTCTGGCAGAAGTCATGAAGGCGTTCGCAGCGTTAGCAGCTTTAGCTTCCAAGTGTTTTCCCCTCTTCTAATAGACGACTTTTGCTGTGTGAGCTGAATATTTCAGTGTCTGCAGTGACAAATATCCTCAGTTCATCATCAGAGAGAATCCATCAACACATAATTTCCTGGTATGTTAACTGCATGGTTCTGAATGAACTTCTACTGGAATGTGGAagttacataaattaaattactgGACTATTCAGGTCTtgtggttctggtctgctcttcATCCctagaaccaaacatggagtagcagcatttattttatatgctaACCCTAATCTGGAACAACCCTCCAGAGAactgcaaaacaactgaaacactgagttgtgtttgttatttgcattctgtttttatcatgtaaagcactttgatttACCTTCCTGTTGAAATATTCAATACAAACAAACTTCAGTTATTTGATTATTCTAATATTTTGGTGCTGCTGTGTGTAATTTACAACACACATATGCTGGCcaaaaaattagaatataaaaaaatgatttaagtcagtaattccatTCAGAAAGTTAAACTTATATATAATAATCATTTGTTCTACACAGactgatatatttcaaatgtttttgtttcttttaatgttgaTGATTATAACTCACAACTaataaaaaccccaaattcagtatatcagaaaattagaatattacctaagaccaaaacaaaaaaaggatttttagaaatgttggccaactgaGAAGTAtgaacataaaaagtaaaagcatgTTCAGCTCTCAGTATTTAGTTGGGTTCCTTTTTCCCAGATTACTGCAGCtatgcggcgtggcatggagcCCATCAGTCTGTGGTTCTGCTCAGGTGAGAGTCCAGGTTGCTCTGATGGTGACCTATTGAATTGTTGGGTCTGATGCATCACATCTTCCTCTTCACAGTGGCTCAGAGATTTTCTATAGAGTTCAGGTCAGGTGAGTTTGCTGGGCAATTAGGAACATGGAGACCATGGTCCTTAAACCAGGTACTGGTGATTTGGCCCTGTGTGCCGAGtcctgtttgaaaattaaatctgcCTCTCCATAaagcaggaagcatgaagtgctctaaaacttcTTGGTAGATGGCTgcattgacctttgacctcagaaaacacagaggaccAACAGTAGCAGATGACATGGTGCCTCAAACCATCAGTGACTGTGgaaactttgactggacctcCTCAGTAATAATCATcaacactaaaagaaataaacatttgaaatatatctGTCTGTATATAATGAATGAATATAACATacaaattttgctttttgaatgGAACTACTGATTTAAATCAAGTTCTTTGTGATACTCAAATGTTTTGACCAGCACTTGTAGTTTTGATGCAAACTAATCTAAATGACCTGAAAGCTAATTTGGCTTCATTTCCAAATTCCACAGAATCTGGAAACGAGAactgttttctcaaaattcactgtttataactattttaatttgttactGTTTACTGTTTTAGGTTTgtatttcaatatttgtttaGTAGTTTAGCTGACAGTTACTAGCATTGTGAGGTTAAAGGGTTTTAACTGGAAGGTTGaattattaaattgaaaataaaataaaataatttgtagaGAATGACAaagacaaattattattatactaGATAAGGTTTAGTTCTTTATCTCCCTAATGACGTctatttatgtaatttgtttCCTTATATTTTAACACTTACTGCCCCGTGTGGCCCCATGTTGAGTCATATTGAAATACTCCTAAAGTTTATAAGAATCAATCACTAAGATAAATATGTCAGCCATGTTTTAGTTGTTATTGCAGATAATACTGAGTTCATTCAGACCTTGAAATCATGTGGTTTATGGCGGGGGGCGGAACTCCAAGGGCCCCAACTGTTTGTGGGGTACATTTCCGTGTGACACTTCCGGCGGAAGTAAATAACAAGGTGCTAACAGCGTTAGCTTCCAGGCTTCCCTTTGTTTATCGTCAGTTAGAAAACggttttcagatgtttgaactgaattattcaGTGTCTGCAGTAACAATATATTTAGTTCATCATTAGAGAGCAACaatatttctgctgctgcagaaatattaaaaacaaaacaccatcCAGAGGTCGACCGTCCGCTCCGACTGCTGGAGAACCGAATCATCTCGGAACCTTCTGGTATGTAAACTGCTCGGTTCTGTTGAACTGACGCTGATATGCAGAACAGATCAGCGGCTTTCGAGACAGAAACGGTTTAAAAGTTTCCCAAGAATATTTGAGCTTAAATGTGTTGAGAGGAGAGTACAGCGGGTCCAAATAACTCCACgatcatttttgaaaaacaaattcccAAATATTCTGTAATTATAAACCCAATTCTCCGAGTGGTGAAGGAGCTTTTAATCACTTTGTTGATGAATGGCAGGCTGGACGTTGACCTCTGATTTTGTCCAGATTGTTTTGTTAACTTCTGTTTCCAAAGTCTGAGGGGGAAACATTGAAAAGAGCGCCGAGGATTTGAAAACGGGGTCTTAGGCCAAAATAAAGTGGATTAAAGATTAACCTAAAAAGTGCAAATCATGAAAATGTcctaaaaataacaacactgattggccagaaaaagttatttcattttctctcagAAAAAAGGCTGCAGCATGAAAACTATGCTAGTATGGAGGAGCCAACGtttaattaataaagtttttatattcCTTGAAGTACTGGGCATGGTGGAGAGGAAgccaacattttttctttcagatttattaATCAATCACAGGCATATGAATAGCTACAGTTCTTTTAGACACATTCGTTTTCCTCAGCCTAATCACAAagcaatagaaacacttttgttgttttgtatcaTCCACTAGGCCATTACTCtcaatttttaaatcagaagtcagatttttattttgtgatttaattttGAGTACTGATAAGGTACTAATAGTTGGGGAATTTGACATTCATGTTGATGCTGAAAGACTCAGCCTAGATGTAGCCTTAAATGCTATCTTAGTCTAAATTGGCTTTACTCAAAGAATCACCAGTCCTGCCCACTCCTGTTGTCATACTGTAGACCATGTACTGACAAATGGTGTTGAGTGTAAAGAAATAACAATATTTTGCCATAACTATGCCCCCTCTGACCATTTCTAATAACATTTGAGTTTATTATAACTGAGTATTCAAAACCTGTGAGAAAGTAAATCTTTatccagggtttcctccagtgttttataagcctggtgggtcACCAGGCTTTATTCCCGCCCTACCATCCCAACACCACCAGGCTGAGCAttgcttgtttttactttttttggtgtttaatatatatatatatatatattaatacaCGAGTATATCCCCAGACTGCAAGCGTCTTTGTTGCGCTGAGCATTTTATTAGCAGAGCAGAATCATTCCTGAAAGATGGTTCATAGTTGATGCAAGTGATGCTGAGAGCGCCCACCAATTAACAGGCTCAAAAgatgaaaacagcaaaacaaaaatgagtaaGAGCAGACATCACAAACACTTCATACTCCCCAACAGTTGAAGCAAACCAGTGTCAGGTTATCTGTTCCACAGTCTTCTACGTTTGATCGGCCAGCATCTGAAAacttcaaaaaggaaaaactgaatttgaaaattAGGATCACTACATTAAAGTTGTTCTGCTGTTCTTGATTCCCACAGGCTTTCCACTGCATCAGGTCTAACTGTGTTGGTCCTGTTGATCAAATTCTCATAACTGAAGAGAGAAACTCCATTGTTGACCAAAAGATGCCAAACGCTACAGAAATAAAGGAGGAACAGGGAGAACCAGACCTACAGCAGGTGGCTGAGACAAAAGACGAACCACAACCGATCAAGAAAGAGCAAATTGAACTGTGGACCTTTCAAGATGAAGGGCAATTTTTACTCATGCAGGAAACTAGATCCTCTCTGGTAACTCATGAAGAAAGAGTCCACAATGTACCAAAAGTAGAGATAAAGGAGGAACCAGGACCTGCAGTTCAAGGAGAATTAGAACCTTCCAGGATTAAAAAGGAACCAGAACTTTTCCAGGCACAAAATGATCCAGAACTGATgaacataaaagagaaaaaagaagatttcTGCACTAATCAGGATGAAGATCAGCTTGTAGTGAAGCAGGAGACTGACAGCATTATGGTGACTTCTACTAATGAGCTAAAAGACGACAGTGAAACAGAACCGAACAAGAACCAAGTACTCTCTGCAAATGGCCTCAAAGCTGAGGACCAACATCAGCAAGGAAGCAACCAGAAAGACTCAGGAAGTGGAGATGCAGATCTGGAGCCAAAGGCTCGCAAATTAAGGGGCAAACGTCCATACTTACCTGTGGACATGGAAAGCCACTCATATGAGCAGGCTTATCCTTGTAGGTTTTGTCATAAGTCTTTCAGACACAGCAGTAGCTTGACTCGTCACAGAATAATTCACAGGGGAGAGAAGCCTTATACTTGTGACACATGTGACAAATCTTTTAGATACATCGGTAGTTTGACTcgtcacaaaaaaacccacatggGAGAGAAGCTTCATTTCTGTGAGTTGTGTGATAAATCCTTCAAAAAACACGGTAGTTTGATTTGTCACAGAAGAACTCACATGGGAGAGAAGCCTTATTCTTGTGATTTGTGTGGTAAATCTTTTAGACACGGCAGTAGTTTGACTCGTCACAGATTAATTCACAGAGGAGAGAAGCCTTATTCTTGTGACACTTGTAAGAAATCTTTTAGACACAGCAGTAGCTTGACTCGTCACAGAGTGAGTCACTGGGGAGAGAAGCTTTATTCTTGTGAGTTGTGTGCTAAACGTTTCATTACTAAGGCTATTCTGAAAGATCACTATAAAACTCACACAGGAgataacatttttcattgtgaCTCTTGTGATCAATCTTTCATGACTGAGACTGATCTGGTAGATCACAATTGCACTCATACAGGCCAGAAGCCTTATTCTTGTGACACTTGTGATAAATCTTTTAGACACAACAGCAGTTTGGCTCGACACAGAAAAATTCACAAATCTTTCATGTCTGAGACTATTCTGAAAGATTATTATAATCTTTCAGAAACCCTCACAGATGAGAAGCTATATCAGTGTGACACTTGTGATAAATTTTTCAAGACTGAGACTAATCTGAAAGATCACTGTGTTACTCACACGGGCGAGAAACCTTATTCTTGTGACACTTGTAATAAATCTTTTCGACATTGCAGTAGTTTGGCTCGCCACAGAAGAATTCACGATGAAGACAAGCTCTATTCTTGTGAAATTTGTGGTAA
The Xiphophorus couchianus unplaced genomic scaffold, X_couchianus-1.0 Scaffold1000102, whole genome shotgun sequence DNA segment above includes these coding regions:
- the LOC114141375 gene encoding zinc finger protein 2-like; translation: MPNATEIKEEQGEPDLQQVAETKDEPQPIKKEQIELWTFQDEGQFLLMQETRSSLVTHEERVHNVPKVEIKEEPGPAVQGELEPSRIKKEPELFQAQNDPELMNIKEKKEDFCTNQDEDQLVVKQETDSIMVTSTNELKDDSETEPNKNQVLSANGLKAEDQHQQGSNQKDSGSGDADLEPKARKLRGKRPYLPVDMESHSYEQAYPCRFCHKSFRHSSSLTRHRIIHRGEKPYTCDTCDKSFRYIGSLTRHKKTHMGEKLHFCELCDKSFKKHGSLICHRRTHMGEKPYSCDLCGKSFRHGSSLTRHRLIHRGEKPYSCDTCKKSFRHSSSLTRHRVSHWGEKLYSCELCAKRFITKAILKDHYKTHTGDNIFHCDSCDQSFMTETDLVDHNCTHTGQKPYSCDTCDKSFRHNSSLARHRKIHKSFMSETILKDYYNLSETLTDEKLYQCDTCDKFFKTETNLKDHCVTHTGEKPYSCDTCNKSFRHCSSLARHRRIHDEDKLYSCEICGKSFMTKTILKNHYKIHTRKKLCPCDICDESFMSETILIDHYATHIIETPYACDDGDQSFRHHSSLAPRTHMGGEPK